Genomic DNA from Pigmentiphaga litoralis:
CGGCCGGATCCGGTGTCGGTGTCGTCGAGCTTGTCGGGAATCATCATCCAGACGGCCATGCCGATGAAGGACACGCCAAGGATCCAGCGCAGCGCCTGCGGACCGATGAAGCTGGTGAGCCACGCGCCCACGGCGCCGGCAAGCGCATGGTTGACGATGGTGGCGGCAAGGATGCCCAGGATGATGGGCCAGGGGCGGCGCCAGCGGGCGGCCAGGAACAGGGCGAGCAGTTGGGTCTTATCGCCGATCTCGGCCAGGGCAACGATGCCGGTCGAGACGAGAAACGCTTCCATGCAGGGGACTCCGAGGGCCGGACGATGAAAACCAATGATCGTGCAGCCACCCCGGCCCTTCCGGTGTGCGGCACGATCAAAGGTCTCGCCAAGACTGAACCGCC
This window encodes:
- a CDS encoding TMEM165/GDT1 family protein, giving the protein MEAFLVSTGIVALAEIGDKTQLLALFLAARWRRPWPIILGILAATIVNHALAGAVGAWLTSFIGPQALRWILGVSFIGMAVWMMIPDKLDDTDTGSGRFGVFGTTLIAFFLAEMGDKTQIATVALVAQFQAYTAVVAGTTLGMMIANVPAVILGDKMAHKLPVKLVHGIAAFIFACLGVVALMGGLGF